A single window of Periophthalmus magnuspinnatus isolate fPerMag1 chromosome 9, fPerMag1.2.pri, whole genome shotgun sequence DNA harbors:
- the LOC117376091 gene encoding protein limb expression 1-like, translated as MSEEKVEDINSHLPLWETDLRLNDLNVVAMLHDFWEQKQINPTKSSSTESEALSGETGSRSENLLLYESAPGSSCVCYVTLPGGSCFGNYKACNTQAEARRDAARVALMNSLVNELPCRQITSQFITQSLQQAASDSIMSIEDARNSDTSLGTYSFLLHSYIGKSMLQFQEMMTIFQLLHWNGTLKALRERKYSRQSVISYYSQRGLDEYMRSNMALDWLSREQRSPGRIGEESHLAQRELVLARRRGQELRFYKEKTEILTLALSQAYIHPTLRAEEAPSHKYKQEYLPLYRLCSQGTEGNITPPCSPTSTLHENTKQTVSQTSSSLCLDSSSQ; from the exons ATGAGTGAAGAAAAAGTTGAAGACATCAACTCCCATCTTCCACTTTGGGAGACAGACCTCAGACTCAATGATT TGAATGTGGTGGCAATGCTCCACGACTTCTGGGAGCAAAAGCAGATTAATCCTACCAAGAGTTCATCCACTGAATCAGAGGCTTTATCTGGAGAGACTGGCAGCAGGAGCGAGAACTTGCTATTGTATGAGTCTGCACCCGGGTCCTCCTGTGTCTGCTATGTTACACTGCCTGGAGGAAGCTGCTTCGGTAACTACAAG gcGTGCAACACTCAGGCAGAGGCCCGGAGGGATGCCGCTCGCGTTGCCTTAATGAACTCACTGGTGAATGAGCTGCCATGTCGACAAATCACCTCACAGTTTATTACTCAAAGTTTGCAACAAGCAGCATCTGACAGTATT ATGTCCATTGAGGATGCCAGAAATTCAGACACCAGTCTAGGTACCTACAGTTTCTTGCTTCACTCGTACATTGGGAAGTCTATGCTGCAGTTCCAG gaAATGATGACAATTTTCCAGTTGTTGCATTGGAATGGAACTCTCAAAGcactgagagaaagaaagtactCTCGACAG AGTGTGATTTCGTATTATTCTCAAAGAGGCCTGGATGAGTACATGCGCAGTAACATGGCTCTGGACTGGCTCAGTCGAGAACAGAGATCACCTGGACGAATTGGAGAAGAGTCCCATTTGGCACAAAGAGAACTGGTTTTAGCTCGACGGAGGGGGCAAGAACTGCgcttttacaaagaaaagacagaaatactAACTTTGGCTCTGAGCCAAGCATATATACATCCTACACTCAGGGCGGAAGAAGCACCAAGTcacaaatacaaacaagaaTACCTTCCTTTATACAGGCTCTGCAGCCAGGGCACAGAAGGCAATATAACTCCACCCTGCAGCCCAACATCAACTCTACATGAAAACACAAAGCAAACAGTCAGTCAAACATCCTCAAGCCTTTGTCTGGACAGTTCTTCACAATAA
- the epg5 gene encoding ectopic P granules protein 5 homolog, protein MEAVRPKKTKTKNSGKSQLARKPKQSDEEKREAIPISVADEACTSDFTDIPLSLPYQDPETLNPPQEPEDKQEEQTLSQKVKLQDESSDQQSQASFAIISKSEDELSDKCSEINVFVYSSKEELNNDVGELTPKTLELKSDEQSWSKTCTSSLFETPTAPCASALYPSLPTLQEHHVVPFCEEASKISGRGPAVLALAEQESSPPSLQPIEIVAEISRSKLYPELPKTAPEVQPFSLEQLSVWEPGGGLRSWLEGVEVCATQFCTLARQENHELTELLQNYWRCRRQLTQSHAQLHTLSSDCKSTQNRLWSFRDEQLTLQGVCADQTKVCGYHRFQQADFNENVLIELKRQLETRRELLHQKVALHAYTALLSRLQVESYLYRLLKDCSCSQNQPSSLRPLKEAISVLFSFLRRVLDDSQFQTDIHHWLERLVGVLLNGGSGEHLYLLCHLLCCPAGVAKWAAHFLQIQVWKNTSGVQDFMQALSIFMSPARHREEFLSHLKPCESQSASSSGPESGNWTLVDEGGEEDENPETSWLLLCEEDLIALLNQFPFQQLYSHMLGMSKQGVYEPQACSSQKMMRMFAFASSLIEILAVGLQTYNRARYRQLVKRIGHIIRTTVCYVSDHWAQYVSITGEEGSNSQVHSLSLEKLQLEYDHVFLRAVLHVLRNKRLGIWLFMSAMPYGTLSSSMLWKVLYVMQCAETTGQETMACAKDTNLCIQALQDPQHQEQFEQWLCEVNSSDGISLLTALAHMATPMQHVDRAFIKTVTLLIYQVSYVSMITREMYSKVGRELLAAIATAHPFIISMLLERLRDTIQTVGMVALYLFKELPLSLWQPCPEEICVIGSWLLQHPLSAVENRLACVILEGLNWGYTQDGRLALPSSLHSEVALLVAEAYQKYLTDKAYTGLISEGIKQVSYLASVLRLGVSPEASFSQWAWQLLLRLKLHGNAQTPKGAWSVPALASNPPPELTHTPSMHPVLRAVKSGLPIGSYISLAMTAVGHSLESFCTDGVVLLKNLIQSRHLRAAVHLLDNILPPTYHLSFYLLNNSQFVSCIQTFLQCDSVCPQGVTQQVTHRVAPLFTGNTYGDNVRLLNSVIQSHVIESSRPGRVGAAAVLEFWVSLLTQQNMWYRDKTVLFLMDQITSAAFTHHQEECVQKLLYQQHKTALGFHGERGVLSSIVGWFSGNATPSFIEGQSLSAEVWFAWLVLNMEGVFEEDSQLRRCVEQELLTDLNLSPEQAWKKAQQRLKLPVTPSLQRMQIYRWACQAVATPPDHPLLPLVWQKFLQLYLRQPGPEYGLAAGGCIGQRFFLSSSQVALLKDLRQKIQEVSDFHHAASQALRVPPPQMPSSDSQGDESPGNLQPPYLTSPKLHTELVRLFGVFGLWLDDEMLQKQEVYLPSLPPEYEPHRLAQVMQRQQVPWLEFIDQERLHYDGIEVRSLWEKVQSEPTFLQAQSHTLPDYTSFNNARERILENLQKHPVPQPAPELQPQKVPVADIPTKCLTDSRAAAELLKQDLGILQDQARLAVACEAQQVALELELLESLPLLYKNRPEQVTMTLECKGKGGQPCQGPANITVSCEKLQKQEAVHSQIASLRRDIKKLQTDAMAPPHQGLAQAAVHTENFITALVNLYKAQKLPTVQHVGVATFYQVVSFVCEDTLRHPPTRQYFSSCAEILGQVFIQGNAAECGRVLKTILGQRRLCPLISPFFTPNAAPDQLVFLYQDVVTSLDLDTTDVIFMLLTKFDLIQWLTETNPIFSERTRLLELVHGALCVCGKEPEKELLTPFHVFTKHWTLILRHHFPDHYSDCLRLLMNSSSDQLLSPECWKVTLRVLGCLPLLHNFKTKDEQVQNILDSSGRAQTSSYRTSISLSPQQVDETIEWLSEYFLRSRLTKSDLRSFGLYSAWAPYITEVVYFWEHLIGSLINIQASNCARESVGSSKTLKSLQNLHSKIVKLFSPWIFPLDTEDGSNVKCYPWLETDANLARALFGLYTQLTETLHHKFRDRLLPGQRGALWLCMMQYCRSCTAPRTPEYLLYLYHTHLRSLPWRHLYPDTQLMEQFFNVERGSPKSCFLFLGEILCDVNWVSVLSEHLQTHPSLTSEAQKESHNMLVYLLYMLVFLAKEEQLLIQQDSPLLSLLVQSISLPWQRLDLSSYQGILGYVSTHYPPSLLLSPDSAPQLLLKLLRSAAGLHHSLSAEPHVEETLKAGVYIRWCVQSLVTLEQGGSITLNSLETQLDTLLEGIVTFNPPETGLEQRHMAFCNLFSDALTLHNGVGVSTGEALAAHVISWLDRKGRSFPVLPLLTACSRCLASVRHMTRIMEACITAYFNHDEEESVGWGPVLASLQVPELTIDDFLSESQSGGSFLTLYAFILQRLNSEYTAANERRILALINTWTNQVFPSGPSDEAKLFLWWHKTLCLSNEQLQPQAGNAEVSGVVMGLLRLQTRLLQMGEERLNSGLLGAIGLGKRSPVSKKFRVVVRCLSMFLSIQVPSEAESELRLQPTAELHLSVKAQQALAALEALPSNKHYSEFEESVNKAVQFMRHPGHCLKDGPRLLALLVNLLYPDIRYLHIIHKL, encoded by the exons ATGGAGGCCGTCCGGCCAAAGAAGACCAAGACAAAAAACAGTGGCAAATCTCAg CTGGCCAGGAAGCCAAAGCAAAGTGacgaagaaaaaagagaggctATTCCCATAAGTGTAGCAGATGAAGCCTGCACATCAGATTTTACTGATATCCCCCTTAGTCTGCCTTATCAGGACCCAGAGACCCTTAACCCTCCACAAGAGCCAGAGGATAAGCAAGAGGAACAGACTTTGTCACAGAAAGTCAAGCTTCAAGATGAGTCATCTGACCAGCAGTCACAAGCATCATTTGCGATTATTTCCAAGTCCGAGGATGAATTATCTGACAAATGCTCAGAAATTAATGTCTTTGTTTATAGTTCCAAAGAAGAGCTAAATAATGATGTGGGAGAACTTACACCAAAGACACTTGAGCTGAAATCAGATGAACAATCGTGGAGCAAAACTTGTACCTCCTCACTATTTGAAACCCCAACCGCCCCATGTGCTTCTGCTTTGTACCCGTCTCTACCCACTCTGCAGGAGCACCATGTAGTACCTTTCTGTGAAGAAGCATCTAAAATCTCTGGTCGGGGGCCTGCGGTTTTGGCCCTTGCAGAACAAGAGTCCTCCCCACCAAGTCTACAGCCCATTGAAATCGTCGCAGAGATCTCAAGAAGTAAACTTTATCCAGAATTACCCAAAACAGCTCCAGAAGTTCag CCTTTCTCACTTGAGCAGCTAAGTGTCTGGGAGCCTGGTGGAGGCCTGCGTTCGTGGCTAGAGGGTGTTGAAGTGTGTGCGACCCAATTCTGTACTCTCGCTAGGCAAGAAAACCATGAATTGACTGAACTGTTACAGAACTACTGGCGCTGTCGAAGACAACTAACACAGTCACATGCCCAGCTGCATACACTGTCCTCTGATTGCAAAAGCACACAGAACCGACTCTGGAGTTTCAGAGACGAACAGCTTACACTTCAG GGAGTATGTGCAGACCAGACTAAAGTATGTGGATACCACCGATTCCAACAGGCAGACTTTAATGAAAATGTTCTTATTGAACTAAAAAGACAGTTAGAAACACGCAGAGAGCTGCTTCATCAAAAGGTGGCATTGCATGCTTACACTGCTCTACTGTCCCGTCTCCAAGTGGAGTCCTATTTGTATCGCCTTTTAAAAG ATTGTTCATGCTCACAGAACCAGCCTTCATCTCTTCGACCTTTAAAAGAGGCCATaagtgttttgttcagttttctaCGTAGAGTCCTGGATGATTCGCAGTTTCAGACAGATATTCATCATTGGTTGGAAAGACTG GTTGGAGTCCTCCTCAATGGAGGGTCAGGAGAACATCTTTACCTACTGTGCCATTTGTTATGTTGCCCTGCAGGAGTGGCAAAGTGGGCTGCGCAttttctgcag ATTCAAGTTTGGAAAAATACTTCTGGAGTACAAGATTTCATGCAAGCGTTGTCCATTTTTATGTCCCCTGCTCG ACATCGAGAAGAATTTCTCAGCCATCTGAAGCCATGTGAAAGTCAGAGCGCCTCATCTTCTGGTCCAGAATCTGGGAACTGGACATTAGTtgatgaaggaggagaagag gATGAAAATCCAGAGACTAGTTGGTTGCTGTTATGTGAAGAAGATCTAATAGCTTTGCTCAACCAGTTTCCTTTCCAGCAGCTCTACTCTCACATGTTGGGAATGAGTAAACAGG GTGTTTATGAGCCACAAGCCTGCTCCAGTCAGAAAATGATGCGCATGTTTGCATTTGCTTCTTCCCTCATTGAAATACTAGCTGTTGGTTTGCAAACTTACAACAGAGCACGGTACAGACAGTTGGTCAAACGAATTGGTCACATTATAAG AACGACAGTGTGCTATGTAAGTGACCATTGGGCCCAGTATGTGAGTATTACTGGTGAAGAGGGGTCTAACTCCCAAGTGCATTCATTGTCATTGGAGAAGTTACAGCTGGAATATGATCATGTCTTCCTCAGAGCTGTATTGCATGTTCTCAGAAACAAGAG ATTAGGTATTTGGTTGTTTATGTCAGCGATGCCCTATGGGACTCTGTCCAGCTCAATGCTATGGAAGGTCCTGTATGTCATGCAGTGTGCAGAAACAACAGGGCAAGAAACCATGGCCTGTGCAAAAGATACAAATCTCTGCATCCAGGCTCTCCAAG ATCCTCAACACCAGGAGCAGTTTGAGCAGTGGCTTTGTGAAGTCAACAGCTCCGATGGCATCTCCCTTCTCACTGCACTTGCACATATGGCCACACCCATGCAGCATGTTGATCGTGCCTTCATTAAAACAGTGACTTTGCTCATATACCAG GTGTCTTATGTAAGCATGATTACCCGAGAAATGTACTCTAAAGTTGGACGAGAGCTTCTTGCTGCCATTGCCACAGCACACCCCTTCATTATCTCTATGCTGCTGGAGAGGCTGAGAGACACCATACAAACCGTGGGAATG GTGGCCCTGTACTTATTTAAAGAACTGCCTTTAAGCCTATGGCAGCCTTGTCCAGAGGAGATTTGTGTCATTGGTAGTTGGTTGCTCCAACATCCACTTTCTGCTGTAGAAAACCGTCTAGCGTGTGTAATACTTGAAGGTCTCAACTGGGGGTACACGCAG GATGGAAGATTGGCCTTACCATCTTCTCTTCATAGTGAGGTTGCTCTGTTGGTGGCTGAGGCCTATCAGAAGTACCTTACTGATAAAGCATACACTGGCCTCATATCAGAGGGAATCAAACAG GTATCTTATCTTGCAAGTGTCCTTCGTTTAGGCGTGTCTCCTGAGGCATCATTCAGTCAGTGGGCATGGCAACTACTGCTTAGGCTGAAACTTCATGGAAATGCCCAAACGCCTAAAGGAGCTTGGTCAGTCCCAGCTTTAGCCTCAAATCCACCTCCAGAACTGACACACACTCCCAGCATGCACCCTGTTCTCAGAGCGGTAAAATCAGGCCTCCCCATTGGAAGTTATATTTCTCTTGCCATGACAGCAGTGGGACATAG TTTGGAAAGTTTTTGCACTGATGGTGTCGTTTTACTAAAAAATCTGATCCAATCTCGTCATTTGAGAGCTGCTGTGCATCTACTCGACAACATTTTACCCCCAACGTACCACCTCAGCTTCTACCTGCTGAACAACTCACA GTTTGTAAGTTGCATACAAACATTCTTGCAGTGCGACAGTGTTTGTCCTCAAGGCGTCACGCAGCAGGTCACGCACAGAGTGGCGCCTCTGTTCACAGGAAACACTTATGGAGACAATGTCCGACTGTTAAACAGTGTCATACAG AGCCATGTTATAGAAAGTTCTCGGCCTGGCCGTGTTGGTGCTGCAGCAGTACTGGAGTTTTGGGTCAGTTTGTTGACTCAGCAGAATATGTGGTACAGAGACAAAACCGTCCTTTTCCTCATGGATCAAATCACATCTGCTGCATTCACTCACCACCAGGAGGAGTGTGTACAGAAACTACTGTATCAACAACACAAG ACCGCCTTAGGGTTCCATGGAGAGCGGGGTGTGCTCTCTTCTATTGTTGGCTGGTTTTCTGGAAATGCAACACCTTCCTTTATTGAAGGCCAGTCATTGAGTGCAGAG GTGTGGTTTGCTTGGCTTGTGCTGAATATGGAGGGTGTGTTTGAGGAAGACTCCCAACTCAGAAGATGCGTTGAACAAGAGCTTCTCACAGACCTCAACCTCTCACCAGAACAAGCCtggaag AAGGCGCAGCAGAGGCTCAAGTTGCCTGTGACCCCATCTTTGCAGCGAATGCAAATTTATCGTTGGGCCTGTCAGGCTGTGGCAACTCCCCCAGATCACCCTCTTCTTCCTTTGGTGTGGCAGAAGTTCCTGCAGCTTTACCTGCGACAGCCCGGGCCGGAGTATGG ACTCGCTGCAGGGGGATGCATTGGGCAGAGATTCTTCCTGTCTTCTTCACAAGTAGCCCTTCTTAAAGATTTAAGACAGAAAATTCAAGAAGTCTCAGATTTTCATCATGCAGCAAGTCAGGCTCTTAGGGTCCCCCCTCCACAAATGCCATCATCGGACAGTCAAGGTGATGAAAGTCCTGGCAACCTTCAACCACCTTACCTCACCTCACCAAAGCTTCACACAGAGCTAGTCAG GTTGTTTGGGGTTTTTGGTTTATGGTTGGATGATGAGATGTTGCAAAAACAGGAGGTTTACctgccctctcttcctcctgaaTATGAACCCCACCGACTTGCACAAGTTATGCAGCGACAACAA GTGCCCTGGCTGGAGTTTATAGACCAAGAACGTCTGCATTATGATGGAATAGAGGTGCGGTCTTTGTGGGAAAAGGTGCAGAGTGAACCGACCTTTCTCCAAGCTCAAAGCCACACTTTGCCTGACTACACAAGCTTCAATAATG CAAGGGAACGAATATTAGAAAACTTACAAAAGCATCCAGTCCCTCAGCCGGCTCCAGAGCTGCAGCCGCAGAAAGTGCCAGTGGCTGATATTCCCACAAAATGTCTCACAGACTCGAGAGCTGCTGCTGAACTTTTGAAACAGGATCTTGGCATTCTACAGGATCAAGCGAG GCTTGCAGTAGCCTGCGAAGCTCAGCAGGTGGCATTGGAGCTAGAGCTACTGGAGAGTCTCCCTCTGTTGtataaaaacagacctgagcAAGTCACCATGACCCTTGAATGTAAAGGAAAAGGGGGTCAACCTTGCCAGGGACCTGCTAATATCACTGTGTCT TGTGAAAAACTTCAAAAACAAGAAGCAGTACATTCTCAGATAGCTTCACTGCGTCGGGATATTAAGAAGCTTCAAACAGATGCCATGGCCCCACCTCATCAGGGTTTGGCCCAGGCAGCTGTTCACACGGAGAATTTTATCAC GGCTCTGGTGAATTTGTACAAGGCTCAGAAATTGCCCACTGTGCAGCATGTTGGTGTGGCCACATTCTACCAGGTGGTCTCCTTTGTGTGTGAAGATACATTGCGGCATCCCCCGACACGGCAGTACTTCTCTTCCTGTGCAGAGATCCTAGGACAG GTATTTATCCAGGGCAATGCGGCAGAGTGTGGCCGAGTTTTGAAAACCATCCTAGGGCAAAGACGTTTGTGCCCTCTCATTTCTCCATTCTTTACACCGAACGCTGCACCGGATCAGCTTGTGTTTTTGTACCAAGATGTGGTGACATCCCTTGACCTTGACACCACTGATGTCATATTTATGCTGCTCACTAAG TTTGACCTAATCCAGTGGCTCACTGAAACAAATCCCATCTTTTCTGAGAGGACGCGTTTGCTGGAGTTAGTTCATGgtgcgctgtgtgtgtgtggcaaaGAACCTGAAAAGGAACTTCTTACACCATTCCATGTGTTCACCAAACACTGGACTCTGATTTTACGCCATCATTTTCCTGACCACTACAGTGACTGTCTACGTCTGCTCATGAACA GCTCATCTGACCAGTTACTGAGTCCAGAGTGTTGGAAGGTGACTTTGCGTGTGCTGGGCTGCCTACCTTTATTACACAACTTTAAGACCAAAGATGAACAGGTCCAAAACATTTTAGATTCTTCTGGTCGTGCTCAAACCTCTTCTTATAGAACCTCCATCAGCCTCTCTCCTCAGCAG GTGGATGAAACTATTGAATGGCTCAGTGAATATTTCCTACGAAGTCGCCTCACTAAAAGTGATCTTCGCAGTTTTGGTCTTTATTCAGCTTGGGCTCCCTACATCACTGAAGTTGTGTACTTCTGGGAACATTTGATTGGTAGTTTAATCAACATACAAGCAAGCAACTGTGCCAGAGAATCAGTGGGCAGcagcaaaacattaaaat CTTTGCAAAACTTACACAGTAAGATTGTAAAGTTATTTAGTCCATGGATCTTCCCTTTGGACACTGAAGATGGCAG TAATGTTAAGTGTTATCCCTGGCTGGAAACCGATGCAAATCTTGCCAGAGCTTTGTTTGGACTTTACACTCAACTGACAGAGACTTTGCACCACAAGTTCAGAG ACCGTTTGCTCCCTGGGCAGAGAGGTGCCCTGTGGCTGTGTATGATGCAGTACTGTAGGAGTTGTACTGCCCCCCGGACCCCTGAATACTTGCTCTACCTCTATCACACACACCTCCGCAGCCTCCCCTGGAGACACCTTTACCCAGACACTCAACTCATGGAGCAGTTCTTCAAC GTTGAAAGAGGAAGCCCCAAAAGTTGCTTTTTGTTTCTGGGAGAAATTCTGTGTGATGTGAATTGGGTCAGTGTCTTAAGTGAACACCTACAAACACATCCATCTCTGACATCAGAGGCTCAGAAGGAATCCCACAATATGCTGGTTTATCTGCTGTACATGCTTGTTTTTCTTGCAAAAGAGGAGCAACTTCTAATTCAACAA GATTCTCCATTACTTAGTTTGTTGGTCCAGTCCATATCGCTGCCATGGCAGCGCTTGGATTTGTCATCATACCAAGGAATTCTGGGATATGTCAGCACCCACtaccctccttctctccttctcagtCCTGATTCTGCGCCTCAACTGTTACTTAAATTACTGCGTAGCGCGGCTGGGCTACACCATAGCCTCAGTGCTGAGCCGCATGTG GAGGAGACACTGAAAGCAGGAGTATACATACGTTGGTGTGTTCAGTCATTAGTCACTCTAGAACAAGGAGGCAGCATTACTCTGAACAGTCTGGAGACCCAGCTTGACACACTGTTAGAAGGCATTGTCACTTTCAACCCACCAG AAACAGGCTTGGAGCAGCGACACATGGCATTTTGCAATCTCTTTAGTGATGCACTGACTCTGCATAATGGTGTGGGCGTCTCAACTGGAGAGGCTCTAGCTGCTCATGTCATTTCTTGGCTTGACCGGAAGGGAAGGAGCTTTCCTGTTCTACCTCTTCTTACAGCTTGCTCGCGGTGTTTGGCATCAGTCAGACACATGACACGCATTATGGAGGCCTGCATCACTGCTTACTTTAATCATG ATGAAGAAGAATCTGTTGGATGGGGTCCTGTGTTGGCATCCCTTCAGGTGCCCGAACTCACAATTGATGACTTCCTGTCTGAGAGCCAATCAGGTGGGAGCTTCCTGACACTCTATGCCTTCATCCTCCAGCGCCTTAACAGTGAATACACTGCAGCCAATGAGCGGAGGATTTTGGCTTTAATCaacacatggaccaatcaggtGTTCCCCAG TGGACCCAGCGATGAGGCCAAACTGTTTCTTTGGTGGCATAAGACTCTCTGTCTGTCAAATGAACAGCTGCAGCCACAGGCAGGAAATGCTGAGGTGTCGGGGGTTGTCATGGGTCTGTTGAGGTTGCAAACAAGGTTGCTTCAGATGGGAGAGGAGCGCTTAAACTCTGGCTTGCTTGGAGCTATAGGTCTTGGAAAGCGATCCCCTGTTTCAAAAAA ATTCAGAGTGGTGGTACGATGCCTCTCGATGTTTCTTTCAATTCAGGTGCCATCAGAGGCAGAGTCTGAGCTGCGACTTCAACCCACTGCTGAACTGCATCTTTCTGTGAAAGCACAACAA GCACTGGCTGCACTGGAAGCTTTGCCAAGCAATAAGCACTATTCTGAGTTTGAAGAAAGTGTTAATAAAGCAGTCCAATTTATGCGTCATCCTGGACACTGTCTTAAGGATGGACCTCGACTGCTGGCTCTGCTGGTCAACCTTTTGTATCCGGACATTAGATACCTACACATAATCCACAAACTTTGA